A stretch of Anaeromyxobacter dehalogenans 2CP-1 DNA encodes these proteins:
- the gyrB gene encoding DNA topoisomerase (ATP-hydrolyzing) subunit B: METAEQSPRPAAPADDDYGTDTIKVLEGLEAVRKRPHMYIGDVGARGLHHLVYEVVDNSVDEAMAGRANEINVAIHADNSITVLDNGSGIPIGPHPTVKGMDTLDVVLTKLHAGGKFESNAYKVSGGLHGVGVTCVNALSEWLKAEVYRDGKVWAQRYERGTPAGKVTAIGETQRRGTRITFKPDATIFEVTEYSFETLSGRLRELAFLNAGLKITIEDERHGKKHEFLFKDGIREFVAFLNKSREVLFQPPIALRQEVETERGAALVEIALQWNDGYDEKVFAFANNIHNHEGGTHLIGFKAALTRTINAYGQKNNLFKDLKDELPSGDDMREGLAAVISVRLPGASFEGQTKTKLSNTEAKSMVETMLNERLSAFLEENPNVAKRICGKVAEAARARIAARKARETVRRKGALDSASLPGKLADCQSRDPKESELYLVEGDSAGGSAKQGRDRRTQAILPLRGKILNVEKARFDKMLGSAEIATIITALGTGIGPEEFDVEKIRYHKIVIMTDADVDGSHIRTLLLTFFFRQMPSVIERGLVYIAQPPLFRVAKGKKESYLKDEAALDEYLLALGTDRTRLVAGDTVIEGRDLARLARDAIAYRALLARVDRRRDSRIVDAAIQLGDLDLDLLKHHEQVKEQVQKIFDKAQKLHPELQVRIAKIERDEEHGCDALVYQTSMAGAPRDTRLDHDYLSGAEWGELAALHAAIAELGPGPFRLETPEGAEEVLDVFEAVEAVKKAAGQGQTIQRYKGLGEMNPEQLWETTMDPARRTMLQVRVDDTVEADEVFSILMGDAVEPRREFIEKHALDVQNLDI, from the coding sequence CTGGAAACCGCCGAGCAGAGCCCCCGTCCCGCGGCTCCCGCGGATGACGACTACGGGACCGACACCATCAAGGTGCTCGAGGGCCTCGAGGCCGTGCGCAAGCGGCCGCACATGTACATCGGCGACGTGGGCGCCCGCGGCCTGCACCACCTCGTCTACGAGGTCGTCGACAACTCGGTCGACGAGGCCATGGCCGGCCGCGCCAACGAGATCAACGTCGCCATCCACGCCGACAACTCCATCACCGTGCTCGACAACGGCTCGGGCATCCCCATCGGCCCGCACCCGACGGTGAAGGGGATGGACACGCTCGACGTGGTGCTGACGAAGCTCCACGCCGGCGGCAAGTTCGAGTCGAACGCGTACAAGGTCTCCGGCGGCCTGCACGGCGTGGGCGTGACCTGCGTGAACGCGCTCTCGGAGTGGCTGAAGGCCGAGGTGTACCGCGACGGCAAGGTCTGGGCGCAGCGCTACGAGCGCGGCACGCCCGCCGGCAAGGTCACCGCCATCGGCGAGACCCAGCGGCGCGGGACCCGCATCACGTTCAAGCCCGACGCGACCATCTTCGAGGTGACCGAGTACAGCTTCGAGACGCTGTCCGGCCGCCTGCGCGAGCTCGCCTTCCTGAACGCCGGCCTCAAGATCACCATCGAGGACGAGCGGCACGGCAAGAAGCACGAGTTCCTGTTCAAGGACGGCATCCGCGAGTTCGTCGCGTTCCTGAACAAGAGCCGCGAGGTGCTGTTCCAGCCGCCCATCGCGCTGCGCCAGGAGGTCGAGACCGAGCGCGGCGCGGCGCTGGTCGAGATCGCCCTGCAGTGGAACGACGGCTACGACGAGAAGGTCTTCGCGTTCGCCAACAACATCCACAACCACGAGGGCGGCACGCACCTCATCGGCTTCAAGGCGGCGCTGACGCGCACCATCAACGCCTACGGCCAGAAGAACAACCTGTTCAAGGACCTGAAGGACGAGCTGCCGAGCGGCGACGACATGCGCGAGGGGCTCGCCGCGGTGATCTCGGTCCGCCTCCCCGGCGCGAGCTTCGAGGGACAGACCAAGACCAAGCTCTCCAACACCGAGGCGAAGAGCATGGTCGAGACCATGCTCAACGAGCGGCTCTCCGCGTTCCTCGAGGAGAACCCGAACGTCGCGAAGCGGATCTGCGGCAAGGTCGCCGAGGCGGCCCGCGCCCGGATCGCGGCGCGCAAGGCGCGCGAGACGGTCCGCCGCAAGGGCGCGCTCGACAGCGCCTCGCTCCCGGGCAAGCTCGCCGACTGCCAGTCGCGGGATCCGAAGGAGTCGGAGCTGTACCTGGTGGAGGGCGACTCCGCCGGCGGCTCGGCGAAGCAGGGGCGCGACCGGCGCACCCAGGCCATCCTGCCGCTCCGCGGCAAGATCCTGAACGTCGAGAAGGCCCGCTTCGACAAGATGCTCGGGTCGGCGGAGATCGCGACCATCATCACCGCGCTCGGGACCGGCATCGGCCCCGAGGAGTTCGACGTCGAGAAGATCCGCTACCACAAGATCGTGATCATGACGGACGCGGACGTGGACGGGTCGCACATCCGGACGCTGCTCCTCACGTTCTTCTTCCGGCAGATGCCGAGCGTGATCGAGCGCGGGCTCGTCTACATCGCGCAGCCGCCGCTGTTCCGGGTCGCGAAGGGCAAGAAGGAGAGCTACCTCAAGGACGAGGCGGCGCTCGACGAGTACCTGCTCGCGCTCGGGACCGACCGGACCCGGCTCGTGGCCGGCGACACGGTCATCGAGGGTCGCGACCTCGCGCGGCTCGCCCGCGACGCCATCGCCTACCGGGCGTTGCTCGCGCGGGTGGACCGCCGGCGCGACAGCCGCATCGTGGACGCCGCCATCCAGCTCGGCGATCTCGACCTCGACCTGCTGAAGCACCACGAGCAGGTGAAGGAGCAGGTGCAGAAGATCTTCGACAAGGCGCAGAAGCTCCACCCCGAGCTCCAGGTCCGCATCGCCAAGATCGAGCGCGACGAGGAGCACGGCTGCGACGCGCTCGTCTACCAGACCAGCATGGCCGGCGCGCCGCGCGACACCCGCCTCGACCACGACTACCTGTCGGGCGCGGAGTGGGGCGAGCTGGCGGCGCTGCACGCCGCCATCGCCGAGCTCGGGCCCGGGCCGTTCCGCCTCGAGACGCCGGAGGGCGCCGAGGAGGTGCTCGACGTGTTCGAGGCGGTCGAGGCGGTGAAGAAGGCCGCCGGCCAGGGCCAGACCATCCAGCGCTACAAGGGGCTCGGCGAGATGAACCCCGAGCAGCTCTGGGAGACCACCATGGACCCGGCCCGGCGGACCATGCTGCAGGTGCGCGTGGACGACACGGTCGAGGCCGACGAGGTGTTCTCGATCCTGATGGGCGACGCGGTGGAGCCGCGCCGCGAGTTCATCGAGAAGCACGCGCTCGACGTGCAGAACCTGGACATCTGA
- a CDS encoding 3-oxoacyl-ACP synthase III family protein: protein MPRAAIVALGTHVPDRVVTNEELTKHMETTDAWIQERTGIQERRWVREGTGNSDLALEATKKALDKAGWKPTDIEAIVYASLSPDHMFPGDGCFLNAKLGIPGVPAIDIRNQCTGFLYGLSVADAWIRTGMYKRVLLVGSEVHSTGLDVTTRGRDVAVIFGDGAGAALLEATDDPNRGVLSCHLHADGRFARDLFTDAPGSIYHPRVQPRMLDDASIFPHMEGQKVFKHAVVRMPEVLKEAFDKNGVGPQDLKVLVPHQANLRIAQMVQRSLGLRDDQVFNNIQRYGNTTAASIPLALAEAVEARGVARGDLVGLCAFGAGFTWASALVRW from the coding sequence ATGCCCCGCGCCGCCATCGTCGCCCTCGGCACGCACGTCCCCGACCGCGTGGTCACGAACGAAGAGCTCACGAAGCACATGGAGACCACCGACGCCTGGATCCAGGAGCGCACCGGGATCCAGGAGCGCCGCTGGGTGCGCGAGGGCACCGGCAACTCCGACCTCGCGCTCGAGGCGACGAAGAAGGCGCTCGACAAGGCCGGCTGGAAGCCCACCGACATCGAGGCGATCGTCTACGCCTCGCTCTCGCCCGATCACATGTTCCCGGGCGACGGCTGCTTCCTGAACGCGAAGCTCGGCATCCCCGGCGTGCCGGCCATCGACATCCGCAACCAGTGCACCGGCTTCCTGTACGGCCTCTCGGTGGCGGACGCCTGGATCCGCACCGGGATGTACAAGCGCGTCCTGCTGGTCGGCTCGGAGGTCCACTCCACCGGCCTCGACGTCACCACCCGCGGCCGCGACGTGGCGGTCATCTTCGGCGACGGGGCCGGCGCGGCGCTGCTCGAGGCGACCGACGACCCGAACCGCGGCGTGCTCTCCTGCCACCTCCACGCGGACGGCCGCTTCGCGCGCGACCTGTTCACCGACGCGCCCGGGTCGATCTACCACCCGCGCGTGCAGCCGAGGATGCTCGACGACGCCAGCATCTTCCCGCACATGGAGGGGCAGAAGGTGTTCAAGCATGCGGTCGTCCGCATGCCGGAGGTGCTGAAGGAGGCCTTCGACAAGAACGGCGTCGGGCCGCAGGACCTGAAGGTCCTCGTCCCGCACCAGGCGAACCTCCGCATCGCGCAGATGGTCCAGCGCTCGCTCGGGCTGCGCGACGACCAGGTGTTCAACAACATCCAGCGCTACGGCAACACCACCGCGGCGTCGATCCCGCTCGCGCTCGCCGAGGCGGTCGAGGCGCGCGGCGTCGCGCGCGGTGACCTGGTGGGACTGTGCGCGTTCGGGGCCGGCTTTACTTGGGCGAGCGCCCTGGTACGCTGGTGA
- the dnaN gene encoding DNA polymerase III subunit beta, which translates to MELKIGAQELAKALGRSQGIVEKKSTMPILSHVLLEAKKGDQLVVSATDLDLAVSSEHACEVLKEGAVAVSARHLYEIVRALPEQTVTLKKAHNNYLEVKSGPSEFRIVGLPAEDFPALPRFDKVPFAPVDPALLLEMIERTFFAVSNDETRYNLNGVYFEPAGDALRLVATDGHRLSLSERAVGATFGLKRGVILPKKGLAELKKLLAEAAESGEEQPEAKLGFVENSAIFRRPNVVLVMRLIEGLFPDYKQVIPKAGEKVFKVGRGRFLETLRRISLLSSDKAHAVKLDLSKDLLRVLSQNPDLGEAKEEVPVEYAGEPLKIGFNARYIMEVLQAVKSNEVVFELADDLSPGVLKGGEEADQGFTAVVMPMRI; encoded by the coding sequence ATGGAACTGAAGATCGGCGCCCAGGAGCTCGCGAAGGCGCTCGGCCGCTCGCAGGGCATCGTCGAGAAGAAGAGCACGATGCCGATCCTCTCCCACGTCCTGCTCGAGGCGAAGAAGGGCGACCAGCTCGTCGTCTCCGCCACCGACCTCGACCTCGCCGTCTCCTCCGAGCACGCCTGCGAGGTGCTGAAGGAGGGCGCGGTGGCCGTCTCGGCCCGCCACCTCTACGAGATCGTCCGCGCCCTGCCCGAGCAGACCGTCACGCTCAAGAAGGCGCACAACAACTACCTCGAGGTGAAGAGCGGCCCGTCCGAGTTCCGGATCGTCGGCCTGCCCGCCGAGGACTTCCCGGCGCTGCCCCGCTTCGACAAGGTTCCGTTCGCCCCGGTGGACCCGGCGCTCCTGCTCGAGATGATCGAGCGGACCTTCTTCGCCGTCTCGAACGACGAGACCCGCTACAACCTGAACGGCGTGTACTTCGAGCCCGCAGGCGACGCGCTCCGCCTGGTCGCGACCGACGGCCACCGGCTCTCGCTCTCCGAGCGCGCGGTGGGCGCCACCTTCGGCCTGAAGCGCGGCGTGATCCTGCCGAAGAAGGGGCTCGCCGAGCTGAAGAAGCTGCTCGCCGAGGCGGCCGAGTCCGGCGAGGAGCAGCCGGAGGCGAAGCTCGGCTTCGTCGAGAACAGCGCCATCTTCCGCCGGCCGAACGTGGTGCTGGTGATGCGGCTCATCGAGGGGCTGTTCCCGGACTACAAGCAGGTCATCCCGAAGGCCGGCGAGAAGGTCTTCAAGGTGGGCCGCGGCCGCTTCCTCGAGACGCTGCGGCGCATCTCGCTCCTCTCCTCCGACAAGGCGCACGCGGTGAAGCTGGACCTCTCGAAGGACCTGCTCCGCGTCCTCTCGCAGAACCCGGACCTGGGCGAGGCGAAGGAGGAGGTGCCGGTGGAGTACGCGGGCGAGCCGCTCAAGATCGGCTTCAACGCGCGCTACATCATGGAGGTCCTCCAGGCGGTGAAGTCGAACGAGGTGGTGTTCGAGCTCGCCGACGACCTCTCCCCCGGCGTCCTGAAGGGCGGCGAGGAGGCGGACCAGGGCTTCACCGCGGTCGTGATGCCCATGCGCATCTGA
- the dnaA gene encoding chromosomal replication initiator protein DnaA, with translation METPLDDLWSRIDGFLRARCREDLYERWFEPLRPVSLDEGRLQIGAPDKFHRDFVEDNYRGWFEEFIPELTGERLRIAFAVDDAPRPIGAAAAPAPAAVAAARAPEPHLDPRDSRPNPRYAFDTFVVGASNHFAFAAAQAVAANPGRTWNPLFLHGDSGLGKTHLLHAVAHAILEKSGGRVAIVSSERYTNDFVAALSKGTMDEFRRKYRECSALLVDDVQFLAGKDKTAEEFFHTFNELHDHHVQIVLSSDRSPKELKGLDERLCSRFEWGMRVQIEVPEFETRAAILQKKADVEKIDLPDDVTQLLAQHIRSNVRELEGALMRLAAFASLKSEPITVPLARDVLADVIPPPGYRPPIEKIQEAVAGHYGLTVAKLTSASREQKIAFPRQVAMYLCRELAKEKFQSIAEKFNKKDHTTVIAAVDRVKGLLESDDAVRTAVAQLSAKLAP, from the coding sequence GTGGAAACGCCGCTCGACGATCTCTGGTCCCGCATCGACGGGTTCCTCCGCGCCCGCTGCCGCGAGGACCTGTACGAGCGCTGGTTCGAGCCGCTCCGCCCCGTCTCGCTCGACGAGGGCCGGCTCCAGATCGGCGCGCCGGACAAGTTCCACCGCGACTTCGTCGAGGACAACTACCGCGGCTGGTTCGAGGAGTTCATCCCCGAGCTGACCGGCGAGCGCCTGCGGATCGCGTTCGCGGTGGACGATGCGCCGCGACCGATCGGCGCGGCAGCCGCCCCGGCGCCGGCCGCCGTCGCGGCGGCGCGCGCGCCCGAGCCGCACCTCGACCCCCGCGACTCCCGCCCGAACCCGCGCTACGCCTTCGACACGTTCGTGGTGGGCGCGTCCAACCACTTCGCGTTCGCCGCCGCCCAGGCCGTCGCCGCCAACCCCGGCCGCACCTGGAACCCGCTCTTCCTGCACGGAGACTCCGGCCTCGGGAAGACCCACCTGCTGCACGCGGTGGCCCACGCGATCCTCGAGAAGAGCGGCGGGCGCGTCGCGATCGTCTCCTCCGAGCGCTACACCAACGACTTCGTCGCCGCGCTCTCGAAGGGCACGATGGACGAGTTCCGCCGCAAGTACCGCGAGTGCTCCGCGCTGCTGGTGGACGACGTCCAGTTCCTCGCCGGCAAGGACAAGACGGCGGAGGAGTTCTTCCACACGTTCAACGAGCTCCACGACCACCACGTCCAGATCGTGCTCTCCAGCGATCGCTCGCCGAAGGAGCTGAAGGGCCTCGACGAGCGGCTCTGCTCCCGCTTCGAGTGGGGCATGCGGGTGCAGATCGAGGTCCCGGAGTTCGAGACCCGCGCCGCCATCCTCCAGAAGAAGGCGGACGTGGAGAAGATCGATCTGCCCGACGACGTCACCCAGCTCCTCGCGCAGCACATCCGCTCGAACGTCCGCGAGCTGGAGGGCGCGCTCATGCGCCTCGCCGCGTTCGCCTCGCTGAAGAGCGAGCCGATCACGGTGCCGCTCGCGCGCGACGTCCTCGCCGACGTCATCCCGCCGCCCGGCTACCGCCCGCCCATCGAGAAGATCCAGGAGGCCGTGGCCGGCCACTACGGGCTCACCGTGGCGAAGCTCACCAGCGCCTCGCGCGAGCAGAAGATCGCGTTCCCGCGCCAGGTGGCGATGTACCTCTGCCGCGAGCTGGCGAAGGAGAAGTTCCAGTCCATCGCCGAGAAGTTCAACAAGAAGGACCACACCACCGTCATCGCCGCGGTGGACCGCGTGAAGGGGCTGCTCGAGTCGGACGACGCCGTCCGCACCGCCGTGGCCCAGCTCTCCGCCAAGCTCGCGCCGTGA
- a CDS encoding (Fe-S)-binding protein has protein sequence MNPALTSAMLLVAAAVFTFTMTRRVMPLFALRRDVRTDRPGERIRALLRFGLGQRRLVDPEERRPGLLHVVIFAAFLVLAIRTVTMFGMGFSAGFHLPLLAPDSGLGRAYGLVKDVMVLLALFAVLGFLWRRLVTRPDRVTRSTEGVVILFFIAGLMITDVLFDGALHLLREDPLGLGDLLAGAGFELPAPRFDWLAPAGSLGAALYHASGASAGTVSAVGEASFWLHLALILVFGNVLPYGKHFHIITGLPNVFFARLPPAGALRKLDLEAEDASYGAATVKDLSWKEAWDVYSCTECGRCQTHCPTYVTGKPLSHKEVNRSIRHHLAEVAPALTALARAKDPAVREAAAGALPPISEVIPPETFWACTTCGWCETACPVLIENVPRLVDMRRQAVQVDSVFPDEAQRVFKGIETQGNPWGIGSNKRTEWCEDLAVPRAADGGDYEWLFFVGCAGAFDDRQKKVSRAIVRILREAKVSFAILGEEETCTGDAARRLGNEYLFQMQATALTETLNGHGVKKILVQCPHCLNSIANELPQFGGRYEVVHHAELIARLVKDGRLAPGVAEGLGQVTFHDPCYLARWNGVTEAPREALAAAGVQVAEMPRNRRQGFCCGAGGGRFWLEEKLGARVNQNRVDEAAATLGKAGGVIATGCPFCLTMMKDGVNETGREETLRVLDVAEIVALGLPKRAESAPAAAPEHTPAAPQGEA, from the coding sequence ATGAATCCAGCCCTCACCAGCGCGATGCTCCTCGTCGCGGCCGCGGTCTTCACCTTCACGATGACCCGCCGCGTCATGCCGCTCTTCGCGCTGCGGCGCGACGTGCGCACCGACCGCCCGGGGGAGCGCATCCGGGCGCTCCTCCGCTTCGGCCTCGGCCAGCGGCGCCTCGTCGATCCGGAGGAGCGCCGCCCGGGCCTGCTCCACGTCGTCATCTTCGCCGCGTTCCTGGTCCTCGCGATCCGCACCGTCACGATGTTCGGCATGGGCTTCTCGGCGGGCTTCCACCTGCCGCTGCTCGCGCCGGACTCCGGGCTGGGCCGCGCCTACGGGCTGGTGAAGGACGTGATGGTGCTGCTCGCGCTGTTCGCGGTGCTGGGCTTCCTGTGGCGGCGCCTCGTCACGCGGCCGGACCGGGTCACGCGCTCGACCGAGGGCGTGGTGATCCTGTTCTTCATCGCCGGCCTCATGATCACCGACGTCCTGTTCGACGGCGCGCTGCACCTGCTGCGCGAGGACCCGCTCGGCCTCGGCGACCTGCTCGCCGGCGCCGGCTTCGAGCTCCCCGCGCCGCGCTTCGACTGGCTCGCGCCGGCCGGCTCGCTCGGCGCCGCGCTCTACCACGCGTCCGGCGCGTCGGCCGGGACGGTGAGCGCGGTGGGCGAGGCGTCGTTCTGGCTCCACCTCGCGCTCATCCTCGTGTTCGGCAACGTGCTCCCCTACGGCAAGCACTTCCACATCATCACCGGCCTGCCGAACGTGTTCTTCGCGCGGCTCCCGCCGGCGGGCGCGCTCCGCAAGCTCGACCTCGAGGCGGAGGACGCGAGCTACGGCGCCGCCACGGTGAAGGACCTGTCGTGGAAGGAGGCGTGGGACGTCTACAGCTGCACCGAGTGCGGGCGCTGCCAGACCCACTGCCCGACCTACGTCACCGGCAAGCCGCTCAGCCACAAGGAGGTGAACCGCTCCATCCGCCACCACCTCGCCGAGGTGGCGCCGGCGCTCACCGCGCTGGCGCGCGCGAAGGACCCCGCCGTCCGCGAGGCGGCGGCCGGCGCCCTCCCGCCCATCTCCGAGGTGATCCCGCCGGAGACGTTCTGGGCCTGCACCACCTGCGGCTGGTGCGAGACCGCCTGCCCGGTGCTCATCGAGAACGTGCCGCGCCTGGTGGACATGCGGCGGCAGGCGGTGCAGGTGGACTCGGTCTTCCCCGACGAGGCGCAGCGCGTGTTCAAGGGGATCGAGACGCAGGGCAACCCGTGGGGCATCGGCTCGAACAAGCGCACCGAGTGGTGCGAGGACCTCGCGGTGCCGCGCGCCGCCGACGGCGGCGACTACGAGTGGCTGTTCTTCGTGGGCTGCGCCGGCGCGTTCGACGACCGGCAGAAGAAGGTCTCGCGCGCCATCGTGCGGATCCTGCGCGAGGCGAAGGTGTCGTTCGCGATCCTCGGCGAGGAGGAGACCTGCACCGGCGACGCCGCCCGGCGGCTCGGCAACGAGTACCTGTTCCAGATGCAGGCCACCGCGCTCACCGAGACGCTGAACGGCCATGGGGTGAAGAAGATCCTGGTGCAGTGCCCGCACTGCCTCAACTCCATCGCGAACGAGCTGCCGCAGTTCGGCGGCCGCTACGAGGTGGTGCACCACGCCGAGCTCATCGCGCGGCTGGTGAAGGACGGGCGGCTCGCGCCCGGTGTGGCGGAGGGGCTCGGCCAGGTGACGTTCCACGACCCCTGCTACCTGGCGCGCTGGAACGGCGTCACCGAGGCGCCGCGCGAGGCGCTCGCCGCGGCCGGCGTGCAGGTGGCGGAGATGCCGCGGAACCGCCGCCAGGGCTTCTGCTGCGGCGCCGGCGGCGGCCGCTTCTGGCTGGAGGAGAAGCTCGGCGCCCGGGTGAACCAGAACCGGGTGGACGAGGCCGCCGCCACGCTCGGCAAGGCGGGCGGCGTCATCGCCACCGGCTGCCCGTTCTGCCTCACCATGATGAAGGACGGCGTGAACGAGACCGGCCGCGAGGAGACGCTGCGGGTGCTGGACGTCGCCGAGATCGTGGCGCTCGGGCTGCCGAAGCGCGCCGAGTCCGCGCCCGCGGCGGCGCCCGAGCACACCCCGGCCGCGCCGCAGGGCGAGGCCTAG
- a CDS encoding DsbA family oxidoreductase yields MSPNFRHAQPVTLVLYEDPLSPWCLVAERRILTALEDVEGAFGALQLEPFPTRLEPRAMTKAERRALARAARKAAREPEAAAITDDLWLSPDPPLTSIPALTALAAARLQGPSREAALRHAIREASLVRGLNVARTDVLLELAERAGLDLHRFAGALAAPATERRVRAVHESAFDKGIRGAPALVIGDEWLVTGPRSVDEYRTVLQRYASARLGLAPLKTLH; encoded by the coding sequence GTGTCTCCCAACTTCCGTCACGCACAGCCCGTCACGCTGGTCCTGTACGAGGATCCGCTCTCGCCCTGGTGCCTGGTGGCCGAGCGCCGCATCCTCACCGCGCTCGAGGACGTGGAGGGCGCCTTCGGCGCGCTCCAGCTCGAGCCGTTCCCCACCCGGCTCGAGCCGCGCGCCATGACCAAGGCCGAGCGGCGCGCGCTGGCCCGCGCCGCGCGCAAGGCGGCGCGAGAGCCCGAGGCGGCCGCCATCACCGACGACCTCTGGCTCTCGCCCGATCCGCCGCTCACCTCCATCCCCGCGCTCACCGCGCTCGCCGCCGCCCGGCTGCAGGGCCCGAGCCGCGAGGCCGCGCTGCGCCACGCCATCCGCGAGGCGTCGCTGGTGCGCGGGCTCAACGTGGCGCGCACCGACGTGCTGCTCGAGCTGGCCGAGCGGGCCGGCCTCGACCTGCACCGCTTCGCCGGCGCCCTCGCCGCGCCCGCCACCGAGCGGCGCGTGCGGGCGGTGCACGAGAGCGCGTTCGACAAGGGCATCCGCGGCGCGCCGGCGCTCGTCATCGGCGACGAGTGGCTGGTGACCGGCCCGCGCTCGGTGGACGAGTACCGCACCGTCCTCCAGCGCTACGCCTCCGCCCGCCTCGGCCTCGCACCGCTGAAGACACTGCATTGA
- the recF gene encoding DNA replication/repair protein RecF (All proteins in this family for which functions are known are DNA-binding proteins that assist the filamentation of RecA onto DNA for the initiation of recombination or recombinational repair.), giving the protein MKLLSLHVQDFRNLAAVELAPSPRATVLLGENGQGKTNLLEAIYFLTTLKPLRAVRLAELVRFGAEQGAVAGDFEGPGGVRRVAVQVAAGGRTATLDGKALGSGARLDDYFEGLASVCFSPDDLLLVKAGPDGRRRFLDRAAFNRWPAVLGEAREYVRALRARNAALRAGPAEVEASFREPLVRAGARILVRRRDLVAELAPRLQAAFAEISGPAAPEAHLAYRAAGGVDVEHPEAEVAARLAHALEARLERDREKGFTSAGPHMDDLVLALGGKGARLYGSQGQQRALVLALKIAEIENLRAALGRPPLLLLDDVSSELDPAKNRFLLGYLAALPAQAFLTSTDRRLIEPAAGPDTAFFEVRSGVVSPLVS; this is encoded by the coding sequence GTGAAGCTCCTCTCCCTCCACGTCCAGGACTTCCGGAACCTCGCCGCGGTCGAGCTCGCGCCGTCGCCGCGGGCCACCGTGCTCCTGGGCGAGAACGGCCAGGGGAAGACCAACCTCCTCGAGGCCATCTACTTCCTCACCACGCTGAAGCCGCTCCGCGCGGTGCGGCTCGCGGAGCTGGTCCGGTTCGGCGCCGAGCAGGGCGCGGTGGCCGGCGACTTCGAGGGGCCGGGCGGCGTGCGCCGGGTGGCGGTGCAGGTGGCCGCCGGCGGCCGGACCGCGACGCTCGACGGCAAGGCGCTCGGCTCCGGGGCCCGCCTCGATGACTACTTCGAGGGGCTCGCGTCCGTCTGCTTCTCGCCGGACGACCTGCTGCTCGTGAAGGCCGGGCCGGACGGGCGCCGTCGCTTCCTGGATCGCGCCGCCTTCAACCGCTGGCCGGCGGTGCTCGGGGAGGCGCGCGAGTACGTGCGGGCGCTCCGGGCCCGGAACGCGGCGCTCCGCGCCGGGCCGGCGGAAGTGGAGGCGAGCTTCCGCGAGCCGCTGGTGCGCGCCGGTGCGCGCATCCTCGTCCGGCGGCGCGACCTCGTGGCGGAGCTCGCCCCGCGGCTCCAGGCCGCCTTCGCCGAGATCTCCGGGCCGGCCGCCCCCGAGGCGCACCTCGCCTACCGCGCCGCGGGCGGGGTGGACGTCGAGCACCCGGAGGCGGAGGTGGCCGCGCGGCTCGCCCACGCGCTCGAGGCGCGCCTGGAGCGCGATCGCGAGAAGGGCTTCACCTCGGCCGGGCCGCACATGGACGACCTCGTGCTCGCGCTCGGCGGCAAGGGCGCGCGGCTCTACGGGAGCCAGGGCCAGCAGCGCGCGCTCGTGCTCGCGCTCAAGATCGCCGAGATCGAGAACCTGCGCGCGGCGCTGGGGCGGCCGCCGCTGCTGCTGCTCGACGACGTGTCCTCGGAGCTGGATCCGGCCAAGAACCGCTTCCTGCTCGGCTACCTGGCGGCCCTGCCGGCGCAGGCGTTCCTCACCTCGACCGATCGCCGGCTCATCGAGCCCGCCGCCGGCCCCGACACCGCCTTCTTCGAGGTGCGATCGGGGGTGGTTTCCCCGCTGGTTTCATGA
- a CDS encoding archaemetzincin, with the protein MAAPSHVLLIGLGNVGPKTLAEAAQALRDVYALASKAGPSLDRPQYAFNKDRGQYHAPAIVRRLAALRAGAGGAPVLGVVDVDLFLPDAAYVLGDADRDAGAAVYSVSRLGAADPALARRRIQVEAVHGVGHLLGLSHCLDFRCAMFLSRDAADSDRKGPGLCASCRASLARP; encoded by the coding sequence GTGGCGGCACCTTCGCACGTCCTGTTGATCGGCCTCGGCAACGTGGGCCCGAAGACGCTCGCCGAGGCGGCGCAGGCGCTCCGCGACGTGTACGCGCTCGCCAGCAAGGCGGGCCCGTCGCTGGACCGGCCCCAGTACGCGTTCAACAAGGACCGCGGCCAGTACCACGCGCCCGCCATCGTCCGCCGGCTGGCCGCGCTCCGCGCCGGCGCGGGCGGCGCCCCGGTGCTGGGCGTGGTGGACGTGGACCTGTTCCTCCCCGACGCGGCCTACGTGCTCGGCGACGCGGACCGCGACGCGGGCGCGGCGGTGTACTCGGTGTCGCGCCTCGGCGCGGCCGACCCCGCGCTGGCCCGGCGGCGGATCCAGGTGGAGGCGGTGCACGGCGTCGGGCACCTGCTCGGCCTCTCGCACTGCCTCGACTTCCGCTGCGCCATGTTCCTCTCGCGCGACGCGGCCGACAGCGACCGCAAGGGGCCGGGCCTCTGCGCGAGCTGCCGCGCCTCGCTCGCCCGTCCGTGA